The Agromyces mariniharenae sequence CGGCGCGGAGCGGCCGACGATGCTCGCGAAGAGCGTCCACGCCAGCATGCTCACGAAGGTGAAGAGGAAGTACGGCGTGCCGCCGGTCGGCAGCTGCGCGACGCCGCCGAAGACGATGGAGAAGATGCCGGCTGCGGCGAGCGGCTGGATGAGCACCCAGGCGACGCCGATCGCCGTCTGCCGGTAGCGCAGCACGACGTCGCGCTGGCCGAAGCGGAGGGCGACTTCGCGTGCCTCCCAGAGCTCGCGCCACCGAGGCAGCGGCAGCCGCGTCGGCGGGGTGATCACGGTGGTTCGCATCTGGGTCCGATCGGGAGTGGGCGAGTGGGCCCGTCGCCGCGGAGGGCGCGTGCACGCTGAATTCGAATGCTACCCGCACCGGGGTCGTAGCATGTCGTCGTGCCGGACCTCATCCACGTCATCACGCCGGGCGACCACTACTCGCCGCGCACGGGGTCCGCGACGTCGACGGTCGTGCACGGCCTCGCGGGTGCGGCGGGCCGCGAGGGGTCGGGGTTCCGGCAGTTCGTAGCGGTGGATGCCTCGACGATGCGTCCCCGCTACGACAGCGCGACGCCCATCGAGTACGCGGGCGTGCCCGGCCCGACCCGGGCCCAGCGGCTAACCGACGTCGGACTCGGTCGGCTCGGACTGCCGCGTCGCGCCGCCGGCCGGTACTTCGCCCCTGCGGCGGCGGCGGTCGCCGACCGGCCGCCGGCGATCGTGCTCGCCCACAACGCGCCGGTCCTGGCGTGGCTGCTGCGCGATTCCCCGCACCACGTGGTGCTCTACGCGCACAACGACCTGCTCGGCACCTACACGAGGGCGGAGGCCGATCGCATGCTCGGTGACGTCGCCGGCATCGCGTGCGTCAGCGAGTCGCTCGCGACGCAGCTCAGGCGCTCCCTCCCCGACCGCCTCGCCGAACGCCTCCACGTCGTGCGGAACGGCGTCGACTGCGAGGTGTTCACGCCAGCGGCAGCCGCGCCGTCGCGGTCGGCCGGGGAACCACTGCGGGTCCTGTTCGTCGGCCGGATGATCCGCGACAAGGGCGCCGACGTGCTCGTGCGCGCGGCCGGCCTGCTCGGGCGCGATGACATCGAGTTCGTGCTCGTGGGCAGCGAGGGCTTCGACCGGTACGCCGACACGTCGCCGTACGAGCTCGAGCTCCGTCGGCTCGCGGGGGACGGGCGTGCCCGTGTCTCGTTCGAGCCCTTCGTCGACCGCGCGTCCGTCCCCGACCTGCTGCGGAGCGCCGACGTGTTCGTCGTGCCGTCGCGCTGGGCCGACCCGTGCCCGCTCACGGCGGGCGAGGGCCTCGCGAGCGGGCTCCCGGTCGTCGCGAGCCGGATCGGCGGCATCCCCGAGGTCATCGGCTCGGCGGGCCGCTACGTCTCGCCCGACGATCCCGAGGCCCTCGCCGCCGCCCTTGCGGAGCTCGCCGACGACCGCGGGCTCCGGCATCGGCTGGGCGCGGCGGCCCGGACGCGTGCCCTCGAGCACGACTGGTCGTGGGCGTGGTCGAACCTCCGGTCGGTGCTCGACACCCTCTGAGCCGCGGCAGGACCCCCGTTGGCGGCCGATCAGGGCCGCATCGGCGTCAGGACCCCGTCGAGCGCGCGTCGGGAGCGCTGCCGGCCCGCAGGCGATCGAGCACCTCGCCCATCGCGGCAGTGCGGTCGGCCCAGTCGGGCACCGGCCCGTCGGCGCCGACCGGGAACGCCGACCGCGCGGGCACGGCCGCGGCGACCGCCGCTGCGAACCCCGTGCCGTCGGCGATCGTAACGCGCGGATCGGATGCATCACGGAAGCCGGCGACCGGCGTGGAGACCACCGGACGGCCAACGGCCTGGTACTCGTAGAGCTTGATCGGGTCGAGGCTGTCGGTGAACGCGTCGACGACGTGGGGCACGACGAGCACGTCGGCGTGCTGCAGGTAGCCGATGACCTCGTCGCGGCGTCGGGGGCCGAGCAGGCGCGCTCCGGTGTCCTCGAGCCGTCGCACGTCGTCGGCGCCCAGGAGGTTCGGGCCCACGAGCACGAGCGTCCCGGTCGGTCCGAGCGCCCGTGCGGTGGCTTCGCAGAGGGCGATGTCGATGCGGTCGGCGTGCACGGTGCCGAGGTAGAGCGCGACGGGTCCCGCGGGCAGGTCGGCGGGACGCGGCCGGGGGCGCCGGTAGGCGTCGACGTCGACCGCGTTCGGGATGAGCACCACGGGTCGCTGCTCGCCCTTGCGGCGGGCCAGCTCGGGCGAGCAGACGACGACCTCGCGCGAGACGCGGAACAGCGCGGCCTCGTTCGCGGCGGTGCGCTGCAGCTCCGCCGCGGGCCGGTCGGCCGCCAGCCAGTCGTCGGTGACGTCGTAGAGCGTCGGCCAGCCGGACCGCTCGGCCAGCGGCGCCATGCCGGGGTCGTTGATCCAGAGCAGCGGATGCCGCATCCCGAGCCGGTTCGCAGCGCGCATGATCGCGCGCGCGAGCCGGTCGTCGGCGCGGCGGTCGAACCGGCGCGGCAGCCACTTCACGGGCCGGACCGCGTGCAGCCGACCGGCCGCGCCGCCGGGGACCTCGCGCACGCGCGCCCCGAAGCGAGGACGTCGGCGCGACGCCAGGTCGTGCGTCGGATCGGCCGGCGGCTCGACGAACAGCACGCGCAGCGCGGGATCGGCCGCGAGCAGCCCGGCCACGAGGTGCTGGTTCCGTCGCCACACGTCGTCCCAGCGCTCGAGCGACACCACCACCAGGTCGGTCACAGCACCCCCCGGTAGACGGCCTCGGTCCCGTCGGCCTGTGCCCGGATCGAGAAGGCCTGTTGCTGATGCGCGCGCTCCGCCGCGCCCAGGTCGGCGCGCCCCGGCTCGTCGTCCGCCAGTCCCCGGAGCCGTCGGCCGGCGTCGTCGGCGTCGTCGGGCGCGAACAGCGTGCGCTCGTCGAGGCCCTCGAGGAGCTCGACGTGCCCACCCGCCTCGGCGGCGATCACGGGGAGCCCGCCGGCCATGGCCTCGAGCACGGTGAGCCCGAGCCCCTCGACGGGGCACGGCGCGATGAGGATCGCGGCCCGGTCCATGACGGCGGGCAGGTCGGAGCGGAACCCCGAGAACCGCACGACCCCGTCGAGACCCAGCTCGCCGACGAGCGCCTGCAGGGCGCCGAGCTCGGACCCGTCGCCGGCGACCTCGAGTGTCCAGCCGTCGGCGGCGAGGCCCGACGCGGCGAACGCGCGCACGCCGACATGCGTGTGCTTCTCGGGCTCGAGCCGCTGCGCGATGAGCACCGTGCGATCGCGGGGGCGACCGTCGCCGAGCGGGCGCGCATCGACACCGGTGTGCACCACCGTGCTCGGGCGATCGACGGATGCCGCGACCGCGGCGCTGATCGAGACCTCCGCGTCGATGCGGCCTCCCACGAGCGCATCGATCGGCACGGGGCCGAGGCGCCCGCGCGGCTGCGCGAAGTGCCGCGTGGAGACGACGGCCGGGCGCTGCCGCCGTCCGGCGAGCCCGAACACGGCCCCCACGTCGGCGGCCGTCATGTGGGTGTTCACGACGTCGATGCCGGCGGCACGACGCCGCACGGCTCGCAGGACCTCGATCGTGCGGGCGGCGGGAACGTGCTCGACGCCGGCCCCGGCGAGGGCGGGACGCATCCGCTCGGCCGCGCCGCCGACGACGGCGACGTCGTGGCCGTCGGCCGCCTGCGCGAGCGCGAGGCGCAGCACGAACTGCTCGACGCCGGCGAACCCGTCGGACCGGATCGCGTGCAGGATGCGGATCGGGCCGTTCACCGACGCACCCCGCGCTCCGCGCGGAGCGACTCCACGAGGTCGAGGTAGCGTCGGGCGACCTCGGGCCACGAGTACTGCTCGGCCGTGGCCCTGGCGGCGCCGCGCAGCGCAGTGCGGTCGATCCGGTCGAGCTCGTCGAGGCGATGGCCGACGGATGCCGCGTCGCGGTCGACGAGGTGGCCGTTCTCGCCGTCGCGCACCAGGTCGGGCGCGAACCCCACCCGCGTCGCCACGACGGGCAGGCCGCACGCCAGCGCCTCGAGCAGCACCAGCGCGTTCGCCTCGTAGGCGCTCGGCAGCACGAGGGCGTCGGCGGCCCAGAGGTACGGCACCGGATCGTCGTGCGTGCCGACGAAGCGCACGCGGTCTGCGACGCCGAGCTCGCGCGCCTCCGACTCGGCACGACGGATCATGTCGGGGGTGCCGCCGACCACCACGAGCGTGATGCCGGTCGCGCGGCGGAGGCCCTCGATCGCGAGCGGCAGTCCCTTGCGCTCGTACTCGTGCCCCACGAACACCGCGACCGTGCGCTCGTCGTCGATGCCGAGCGCGGAACGCGCCCGCGAGCGCTCATCGGCGTCGGGTGGACGGAACCGCTCGATGTCCACGCCGTTGGGGATGACGTGGATGGGGGCGCGCACGCGTCCGTACGTCGCGACCAGCAGGTCCGCCTCCGCGCTCGTGAGGGCGACGATCGCGCGGTGGGTGCGTCCGCGGTACCGGATCCGGTCGCGGACCGCCGTGAACAGGTGGACGGGGTTGCGCACCATCCGCCAGGCGTAGTGCCCCCGTGCCCGCATCGCCGCCTGGAGCAGTCCGTGGTTGACGTAGACGTCGCCGGCCATGACGTCGTTGTGGCAGATCGAGACGGCGTCGGGACGCTGGGCGAGGAACCGGCGTGCGCGGCGCGTGCCGACCGTGCTGAACCAGATCACGTTGCGGGCGCCCTCGAGGTGGTTGCCGATCGCGGTGCGACCGGTCGACCGGCCGGGCCGCTTGCCGGCCTCGGCGAGGGTGAAGCGCTCGACGATCGCCCCCGCCGCGGCGAACTCCCGTTCGAGGGCGTACGCGACGCCGGCCACGCCGCTGCCGGGCCGGATCGTCGGGACGATCTGCACGATGCGCGTCATGGCGCCGCCTTCGCCTCGGTGCCGCCGGGCGCTCCGGGT is a genomic window containing:
- a CDS encoding glycosyltransferase family 4 protein, which gives rise to MPDLIHVITPGDHYSPRTGSATSTVVHGLAGAAGREGSGFRQFVAVDASTMRPRYDSATPIEYAGVPGPTRAQRLTDVGLGRLGLPRRAAGRYFAPAAAAVADRPPAIVLAHNAPVLAWLLRDSPHHVVLYAHNDLLGTYTRAEADRMLGDVAGIACVSESLATQLRRSLPDRLAERLHVVRNGVDCEVFTPAAAAPSRSAGEPLRVLFVGRMIRDKGADVLVRAAGLLGRDDIEFVLVGSEGFDRYADTSPYELELRRLAGDGRARVSFEPFVDRASVPDLLRSADVFVVPSRWADPCPLTAGEGLASGLPVVASRIGGIPEVIGSAGRYVSPDDPEALAAALAELADDRGLRHRLGAAARTRALEHDWSWAWSNLRSVLDTL
- a CDS encoding glycosyltransferase; this translates as MTDLVVVSLERWDDVWRRNQHLVAGLLAADPALRVLFVEPPADPTHDLASRRRPRFGARVREVPGGAAGRLHAVRPVKWLPRRFDRRADDRLARAIMRAANRLGMRHPLLWINDPGMAPLAERSGWPTLYDVTDDWLAADRPAAELQRTAANEAALFRVSREVVVCSPELARRKGEQRPVVLIPNAVDVDAYRRPRPRPADLPAGPVALYLGTVHADRIDIALCEATARALGPTGTLVLVGPNLLGADDVRRLEDTGARLLGPRRRDEVIGYLQHADVLVVPHVVDAFTDSLDPIKLYEYQAVGRPVVSTPVAGFRDASDPRVTIADGTGFAAAVAAAVPARSAFPVGADGPVPDWADRTAAMGEVLDRLRAGSAPDARSTGS
- a CDS encoding glycosyltransferase, with the protein product MNGPIRILHAIRSDGFAGVEQFVLRLALAQAADGHDVAVVGGAAERMRPALAGAGVEHVPAARTIEVLRAVRRRAAGIDVVNTHMTAADVGAVFGLAGRRQRPAVVSTRHFAQPRGRLGPVPIDALVGGRIDAEVSISAAVAASVDRPSTVVHTGVDARPLGDGRPRDRTVLIAQRLEPEKHTHVGVRAFAASGLAADGWTLEVAGDGSELGALQALVGELGLDGVVRFSGFRSDLPAVMDRAAILIAPCPVEGLGLTVLEAMAGGLPVIAAEAGGHVELLEGLDERTLFAPDDADDAGRRLRGLADDEPGRADLGAAERAHQQQAFSIRAQADGTEAVYRGVL
- a CDS encoding glycosyltransferase encodes the protein MTRIVQIVPTIRPGSGVAGVAYALEREFAAAGAIVERFTLAEAGKRPGRSTGRTAIGNHLEGARNVIWFSTVGTRRARRFLAQRPDAVSICHNDVMAGDVYVNHGLLQAAMRARGHYAWRMVRNPVHLFTAVRDRIRYRGRTHRAIVALTSAEADLLVATYGRVRAPIHVIPNGVDIERFRPPDADERSRARSALGIDDERTVAVFVGHEYERKGLPLAIEGLRRATGITLVVVGGTPDMIRRAESEARELGVADRVRFVGTHDDPVPYLWAADALVLPSAYEANALVLLEALACGLPVVATRVGFAPDLVRDGENGHLVDRDAASVGHRLDELDRIDRTALRGAARATAEQYSWPEVARRYLDLVESLRAERGVRR